The segment ATCGTCGGTATACCCGATCCCCGCCATCTCTCCATAAATCGTCGCCCCCCTATTCAACGCATGGTTAAGCTCTTCAAGCACTACGACGCCCGCGCCTTCGCCCATAACAAATCCGTCACGTTCTTTATCAAACGGACGGCTCGCACGCAGCGGCTCATCATTACGCGTGGATAATGCCTTGAGCGAATTGAAACCGGCAACGCCCATCCGGCAAATACCCGCCTCCGCACCGCCGCAGACCATTGCATCCGCATCGCCGCGTTCGATCAGGATGAACGCATCGCCGATCGCATGGCTCCCCGTTGCGCAGGCAGAGACTGTGGCGTAATTCGGCCCTTTCAGTCCGTGAATGATCGCCACATGCCCTGCGGCGATATCAATGATCATCATGGGAATAAAAAACGGGCTGACGCGCTGAGCTCCTTTTTGCAGATAGGTTTCGAATTGATCTTCAAATGTGCTGAATCCGCCAATTCCGCTTCCGATGATACATCCGATGCGGTTAGCATCCAGCGATTTCACATCCAGCTTGGCGTCGTCAATGGCCATTTTGGAAGCCGCAACGGCAAACTGGCAAAAGCGATCCATTCGGCGCGCTTCTTTTTTGTCAATGTAATTAGTCGGTTCAAATCCTTTGACCTCCGCAGCAAATTTGGTTACGTGATCTTTCGTGTCAAAAAGAGTGATAGGTCCAACGCCGTTACGCCCTTCTTTCAATCCCTGCCAGAATTCCTGCAGGCTGTTGCCGATCGGCGTTACCGCGCCTAAACCCGTAATGACAACTCTACGTTGTTTCATAGGACACTCCTTTGCTGCAATCGCATGTGACTAAAATTTCTTTATACATAAAACCCGTAACCTGATCAAAAAAAATGGCTAATCGGTTGAAAAGACAACTCTCAACGCACTTAGCCATTCAAATCAATCATTACTTTCCGAGTTTACCAACCAAATACTCGATCGTCGAACCGACCGTCGTCAATTTGGCTGCTTCTTCTTCCGGGATCTTTTCTCCAAGGCTGAAAGAATCTTCAAATTCCATCACGAGTTCTACTTGGTCAAGCGAATCTGCTCCCAAATCTTCGACGTATGAGGCTGCCGGGGTCACTTCGCCTTCGGTCACGCCTAATTTCTTAACTATGATCTCGGTGACCTTTTTGGTAATTTCTTCTTTTGTCATTTCCTGTCTCCTTGTGGTTGTTTAAAGGATCTGGTTTATTTTAATTACGAAATTAATTTTTTTGTTGTCATCGGATTACTCTGCCGCCGTCAACCTGAATGACCTGACCGGTAATATAACTCGATTCGTCTGATGCCAGAAATTTTACCGCATAAGCAACTTCC is part of the bacterium genome and harbors:
- the fabF gene encoding beta-ketoacyl-ACP synthase II translates to MKQRRVVITGLGAVTPIGNSLQEFWQGLKEGRNGVGPITLFDTKDHVTKFAAEVKGFEPTNYIDKKEARRMDRFCQFAVAASKMAIDDAKLDVKSLDANRIGCIIGSGIGGFSTFEDQFETYLQKGAQRVSPFFIPMMIIDIAAGHVAIIHGLKGPNYATVSACATGSHAIGDAFILIERGDADAMVCGGAEAGICRMGVAGFNSLKALSTRNDEPLRASRPFDKERDGFVMGEGAGVVVLEELNHALNRGATIYGEMAGIGYTDDAFHITAPAEGGEGAARAMTLALKDAELKPEDIGYINAHGTSTEYNDKNESAAVKVVFGDHAYKMLVSSTKSMTGHLLGAAGGVEFIATTLAVKEGVIPPTINYEFPDENCDLNYVPNKAVERKIKAAISNTFGFGGHNTCLAVKGYEP
- the acpP gene encoding acyl carrier protein, yielding MTKEEITKKVTEIIVKKLGVTEGEVTPAASYVEDLGADSLDQVELVMEFEDSFSLGEKIPEEEAAKLTTVGSTIEYLVGKLGK